In Arcobacter sp. CECT 8983, the DNA window TTTAGTTCATGGTGGAGCTGGTGGAGTAGGTACTGCTTTACTTGAACTTGCGAGATTAAGTGATATAAAAGCTTATGCTACAGTTTCTTCAAAAGAAAAAATTGAAAGTGTTAAAAAAAGAGGAGCTATTCCAATAAATTATAAAAGTACAGATTTTGTCTCTTTTTTAAAAGAAGAAGCTCCAAAAGGTATAGATGCTGTATTTGACCCTATAGCTGAAGAATATTGGAAAAAGTCTTCAAAGGTACTAAAAAAAGGTGGTATTTTAGTAGCTTACGGTTTTTCAAGTTTAGTTTCAAATGATAATGTTATCTCACCTGAAGAATTGTCAAATGTAATTGGAAAATTAGTTGAGCTAGAAAAGTCAGAAATTAAACCTACTTGGTATAGCATAACAAAATTAAAAATGGAAGAACCTGAAATATATTTTGAAGATTTACTTAAAGTTGTTAAATTATTTGAAGAAGGAATAATTGATCCTGAAGTAGATTCCATATTTTCTTTAAAAGATGTAAAAAAAGCCCATGATCTTATAGAAAAAGGCTCTGTTATTGGGAAAGTAGTATTAAAAATATAAAAAACTTAGAGTTAAAAAAGGAAATATAATGAAAGAAGTTGTAATTGTAGCAACAATTAAAGTAAAAGATGGATTTAAAGATGAAGTTTATAGTGAACTTTTAAAATTACACGAAGCAACTCATAAACATGATGAGGGTTGTCTTCAATATGATTTACATAAAAATTTAGATGATGAAAATAGTTTTACTTTTATTGAAACTTGGGAAAATACAAAACTTTTAGATAAACATATGGAGAAAGAACATTTTTTACAATTTGTTAAATTTGTAGATGGTAAATTAGAAAATATGGATATAAAAAGATTAGAAAAAGAAGAATATTAATATGATTATTGCAATTGTAAAAGCAAAAATAAAAAATAATAAACATGCAGAATTAAGAGAAATAGCAAATATTTTACAGTATGAATATGCCACAAAAGAAGAGGGTTGTGAACAGTATGAATCATTTATTGATGGTGATACTTTTATTACTATTGAAAGATGGAGTTCTCAGGAATTACTTGATTTACACCTTGAATCTGAACATGTAAAAAAGTATGTACCAAAATTAAGAGAATGTGTAGTTGATGAAACATTTGATGTTCAATTTATAAAAAGTGATGATATCTCTTTTTTAAAAATATAAAAGTATAAATATTCATGAAAAAAGAAGAAAATAAAACCAAATATTTTGTTGGTATGTTAATAGCCATGTTACTTTGGGGAGTTGCATGGACTTCTGGAAAAGCAGCAGTTGAACACTCAAATATACAAGTGGCTTCATTTTGGAGATATACTATTTCTTTTATAGGAATGATACCAGTTATAATTTATATGAAAAAAACTTTAAAAACTGACTTTTTAGGATATTTTTATATGATTTTAGCTGGATTATTAAGTGCAGCTTTTAGTTACTTGTTTTTTGCAGGACTTGCCCATGGAGAAGCTGGATATGGTGGAACTATGGTTACCTCATTAGTCCCTTTACTTACATATTTTTTATCTATTTTACTTTTTGGTACAAAAGTATCAGCAAAACAAGTACTTGCTTTAGGTATTGGTGTATTTGGAGCTATTATTTTACTTCGTATACCAATGGAGGGATTAGACTTTCTAAATCTTGATAGTATATATTTCTTAATTTGTGCTATTGTTTGGTCTTTTGTTACAGTTCTAACGCAAAAGGCTTCAAAAAGAGTTGACCCTATGTTTTATACTTTAGTGATTTTTGGTGTAACTTCTTTTACAAATATGATTATTGCCTTACCATATCATCCTTTTGAAATAGGATTATATGACTCAGTATTTTGGTTAAATATTTTATTTGTAGGGTTATTCTCTGGAACTTTTGCTATGGCAATATTTTTTGCAAGTGCAAGTAGAATTGGTGCACACAATACAGGTGTGTTTATGTTTATAGTTCCAGTTGGTGCAATAATCTCAAGTTATTTTGCATATAATGAGAAAATAGTATCTTCTACTGTAATAGGTTGTTTATTAGCACTAATAGCTGTTATACTATTTAACAAAAAAAGTAAACTAGAAAAACTAAAATTAAAAGAAGCAAAGCTTGGAATTGACTAAGCTTTTTGATATATAAAATTAAATTAAAAGGATAATTATGGAAAAAACATTTATGGAAGCTATGGATTTTAGACATGCTTGTAAAATTTTTGATGATACAAAAAAGATTACTGATGAGGATTTAACATATATTTTAGAAGCTGGTAGAAAATCTTGTTCTTCTTTTGGGATGGAACCTTGGAAATTTTTAGTTATTACAAATGATGATTTAAGAGAAAAGTTAAAAGAAGTATGTTGGAATCAGCCTCAAATAACTACTTGTTCTCATCTTGTAATTATTCTTGCAGCAATTGAAAATGTAAAACCAGAATCTGGTGTGCCTAAAAGAAAATTTGGAAGAAGAGAGATGCCTCAAGAAAAATTAGATTTTTATTTAAATCTTTATGCTACTCATTTAAAAGAAACACTTTCTACTGACGAAAATATCTATGCTTGGACTTCAAAACAAACATATATAGCAGCTTCAAATATGATGACAGCAGCAGCTGTAAGAGGAATTGATTCTTGTCCTATTGAAGGTTTTGAAAAAGAGAATGTTGAAAAGATTTTAGAATTAGATATAACAAAATATCAATTATCATTAGTTTTACCATTTGGATATAGAATTAATGAACAATCATCTCAACAAAGAGAAAAATTAGAAGATATCGTAGAATATATCAAATAGCCATCAGAAGGTACAATAATGAGTTTACTTTTAAGTCCTAGTAGTATTGGAAATTGTCAATTAAAAAATAAAGTAGTTATGCCTCCAATGTGCATGTATAAAAGTGATAATAGTGGAAAAATTATGCCTTTTCACTCTTTTCATTATGCTTCACGGGCAATGGGAAATGTTGGTTTAATTATTGTTGAAGCAACAGCAGTTGAAGCAAGGGGAAGAATTTCTAATAATGACTTAGGACTTTGGGAAGATTCTCAAATTGCTGGACATAAACAACTTGTAGATCAAGCCCATGAGTTTGGTTCAAAAATAGCTATTCAACTTGCCCATGCAGGAAGAAAGAGTTTAGTTAAAGAGACAACTCCTATAGCTCCTTCTTCAATAGCTTTTGATACAAGTGGTGGATTTAAAACTCCCCAGTCTTTAGATTTAGAACATATAGCTTTAGTTAAACAGTTATTTTTAGACTCTGCAAAAAGAGCAAAAGAAGCTGGTTATGATATTTTAGAACTTCATGCAGCCCATGGATATTTACTTTGTGAATTTTTATCTCCTTTAACAAACAAAAGAGAAGATATCTATGGTGGAAGTTTAGAAAATAGATGTAGGTTAACTTTAGAGATTGCAAAACTTTTAAAAGAGCAAATAGATTTACCTTTAATAGTTAGAATTTCAGCGAGTGAATGGAAAACAGATGGCTGGAATATTGAAGATTCTCTTTATTTATCAAAAGAGCTTAAAAAAATAGGAGTTGATTCTATTCATGTTTCAGCAGGAGGAAATCAAAAAGATCCAGATTTGATGCCAGAACTTTCTGCTTTATATCAATGTGATTATGCAAAAAAGATAAAAGAAAGTATATCTATTCCTGTGATTGCAGTTGGATTAATAACAACTTCAAAACAAGGAGAAGCTATTTTACAAGATAAAGTTTGTGATTTCGTAGCTTATGGAAGAGAACTTTTAAGAAATGCAAATCTAGTATTTCAATTTGCAAAAGAGCTTAATCAAAAAGAGTTAATAGATAACTCTTATCTTAGAGCATATTTATAAAAAGCTAGGTTTTAAACTAGCTTTTTATATAAAATCCCAAGTAATATTACTACAAATAAACCAAGCCCTACTGCTAAAAAGAAGTTATGAATTCCTAAATTTCTTACTACTGGATAAAACACTATTGGTGAAGCAAATTGTCCTAAAAAAACTGAACTTGTTAGATATCCAGAGGCTTTAACTCTTTTTTCAAATGTTGTTTTACTTAACATCCAAGCAGAGATATTTGTCATCATAAGACCTCCACCAAAACCAAGTAAAATACCAGTTAGAAAGAAGAAATATACATTATTGACAAATGAAATAGCAGTTAATCCTATTGCGCATATAGTTAGTGCAATTAAATAAATAGTAGAAAAACTATATTTCTTTTTAAATTTTGAAAAATACATTGCTCCAATTCCATTAGAAAGAAATGCAAGACCTATAATAGAACCAGTTAATTTTCCACTTGCATGGAATTCATTTATTATTAAAAATGGAAGTTGAGTAGGTAAAATAAAGAAAATTGTCATATATAAAAAACCTAAAAAATATATTCCAATAAGATTTGTTGGAACCACAGTTATTTCTTCTTGTTTTAAATCTTCTTGATGTTTTTCAACTAAAAAGTATATAACCATTGGAAGAAGTAAAAATCCAATCAAATATATTCCAAAAGGGAATCTCCAGTTTATATCAGATAAAAATCCTCCACCAACAACAAATACAACACCTCCTATAGACATAAAAGCACTTTGATAGCCCATAAATTTGTGTCTTGCTTCTCCTTGAAAATAGTCGCCAACTAAAGAAGTAGATACAATCATAAGTATTGCAATTGCTATTCCAAAAAGTGACCTTGAGAATAAGAACATTTCTACATTTTCTAAGTATAATCCAGCACTTCCAGTTAATGCA includes these proteins:
- a CDS encoding zinc-binding dehydrogenase, with product MEYFNAVKINSFGTSEVLEQTTLKLNEPNSDEVIIKISHCGIAFLDILMRKGSYPNLPSLPFILGKDVVGHIHKVGKDVKDLKVGQRVLSHLNLGGYAQFAITDAKNIIKVSENLDANKLVALPLNYVTAYQLLHRIAKVKKGSTILVHGGAGGVGTALLELARLSDIKAYATVSSKEKIESVKKRGAIPINYKSTDFVSFLKEEAPKGIDAVFDPIAEEYWKKSSKVLKKGGILVAYGFSSLVSNDNVISPEELSNVIGKLVELEKSEIKPTWYSITKLKMEEPEIYFEDLLKVVKLFEEGIIDPEVDSIFSLKDVKKAHDLIEKGSVIGKVVLKI
- a CDS encoding putative quinol monooxygenase, whose protein sequence is MKEVVIVATIKVKDGFKDEVYSELLKLHEATHKHDEGCLQYDLHKNLDDENSFTFIETWENTKLLDKHMEKEHFLQFVKFVDGKLENMDIKRLEKEEY
- a CDS encoding putative quinol monooxygenase, which codes for MIIAIVKAKIKNNKHAELREIANILQYEYATKEEGCEQYESFIDGDTFITIERWSSQELLDLHLESEHVKKYVPKLRECVVDETFDVQFIKSDDISFLKI
- a CDS encoding DMT family transporter, which gives rise to MKKEENKTKYFVGMLIAMLLWGVAWTSGKAAVEHSNIQVASFWRYTISFIGMIPVIIYMKKTLKTDFLGYFYMILAGLLSAAFSYLFFAGLAHGEAGYGGTMVTSLVPLLTYFLSILLFGTKVSAKQVLALGIGVFGAIILLRIPMEGLDFLNLDSIYFLICAIVWSFVTVLTQKASKRVDPMFYTLVIFGVTSFTNMIIALPYHPFEIGLYDSVFWLNILFVGLFSGTFAMAIFFASASRIGAHNTGVFMFIVPVGAIISSYFAYNEKIVSSTVIGCLLALIAVILFNKKSKLEKLKLKEAKLGID
- a CDS encoding NAD(P)H-dependent oxidoreductase, which gives rise to MEKTFMEAMDFRHACKIFDDTKKITDEDLTYILEAGRKSCSSFGMEPWKFLVITNDDLREKLKEVCWNQPQITTCSHLVIILAAIENVKPESGVPKRKFGRREMPQEKLDFYLNLYATHLKETLSTDENIYAWTSKQTYIAASNMMTAAAVRGIDSCPIEGFEKENVEKILELDITKYQLSLVLPFGYRINEQSSQQREKLEDIVEYIK
- a CDS encoding NADH:flavin oxidoreductase/NADH oxidase, with the translated sequence MSLLLSPSSIGNCQLKNKVVMPPMCMYKSDNSGKIMPFHSFHYASRAMGNVGLIIVEATAVEARGRISNNDLGLWEDSQIAGHKQLVDQAHEFGSKIAIQLAHAGRKSLVKETTPIAPSSIAFDTSGGFKTPQSLDLEHIALVKQLFLDSAKRAKEAGYDILELHAAHGYLLCEFLSPLTNKREDIYGGSLENRCRLTLEIAKLLKEQIDLPLIVRISASEWKTDGWNIEDSLYLSKELKKIGVDSIHVSAGGNQKDPDLMPELSALYQCDYAKKIKESISIPVIAVGLITTSKQGEAILQDKVCDFVAYGRELLRNANLVFQFAKELNQKELIDNSYLRAYL
- a CDS encoding MFS transporter, giving the protein MLLKFIKGYIIKKTAILTLLFLSMTTMMSNVAIVTALPRFQDYFSDIKNIEFYSRLMLTLPSVIIALFSPFLGHLIFKIGKKKSAISALIIFALTGSAGLYLENVEMFLFSRSLFGIAIAILMIVSTSLVGDYFQGEARHKFMGYQSAFMSIGGVVFVVGGGFLSDINWRFPFGIYLIGFLLLPMVIYFLVEKHQEDLKQEEITVVPTNLIGIYFLGFLYMTIFFILPTQLPFLIINEFHASGKLTGSIIGLAFLSNGIGAMYFSKFKKKYSFSTIYLIALTICAIGLTAISFVNNVYFFFLTGILLGFGGGLMMTNISAWMLSKTTFEKRVKASGYLTSSVFLGQFASPIVFYPVVRNLGIHNFFLAVGLGLFVVILLGILYKKLV